The proteins below are encoded in one region of Candidatus Saccharimonadales bacterium:
- a CDS encoding four helix bundle protein, which produces MSTSIKQLNIYLSARKLEDAVVTLAEALPEEQSYPLGDDLRRAATAVAHHIYQAHHYYSYGMKMEALHQARVEAEKTQSLLDSVEAGKFAKTSQLREDYTTVIKQSWGLIKYFKTRQAEKLAKSEVKAKEELAQAA; this is translated from the coding sequence ATGTCTACATCAATCAAACAATTAAACATTTACTTGAGCGCTCGTAAGCTAGAAGACGCTGTGGTGACTCTAGCCGAAGCTCTGCCAGAGGAGCAATCTTACCCGCTGGGCGATGATCTCAGACGTGCGGCTACGGCTGTCGCCCACCACATCTATCAAGCTCACCACTATTACAGCTACGGGATGAAGATGGAGGCGCTGCACCAAGCTAGGGTCGAAGCCGAAAAGACTCAAAGTTTGCTCGATTCAGTTGAGGCTGGCAAGTTCGCTAAAACCAGCCAGTTGCGGGAGGACTACACCACGGTCATCAAACAAAGTTGGGGTCTAATTAAGTACTTCAAGACTCGCCAAGCCGAAAAGCTGGCCAAAAGCGAGGTTAAAGCCAAAGAGGAGCTAGCCCAAGCCGCTTAG
- a CDS encoding SET domain-containing protein — MQNLMIGKGKLSGKGVYANRDFAEGEVVMAYKLKELSQKDFDALPASEHKFTHSYWGKIYLYPPPARYVNHSADPNTRQDLKKMCDYATRLIKKGEMITTNATLEVETELKTFAAAYENNPIKDFKWLMGGYRNAEISYTTLAGLKRNLRLKRVKGNWTVLPK; from the coding sequence ATGCAAAATCTAATGATTGGCAAAGGGAAGTTGAGCGGTAAAGGAGTATATGCAAATAGAGACTTTGCCGAGGGCGAAGTGGTGATGGCATATAAACTTAAAGAACTTTCCCAAAAGGATTTTGATGCGTTGCCAGCTAGCGAGCACAAGTTTACACACTCTTATTGGGGTAAAATTTATCTTTATCCGCCACCAGCTAGGTATGTTAACCACTCGGCTGATCCAAATACGCGGCAAGATCTTAAAAAGATGTGCGATTATGCTACAAGGCTCATTAAGAAAGGCGAGATGATAACTACCAATGCAACGCTAGAAGTAGAGACTGAACTAAAAACCTTTGCGGCGGCTTACGAAAATAATCCTATTAAAGACTTCAAATGGTTAATGGGCGGGTATCGAAATGCCGAAATTAGCTACACAACCCTGGCAGGACTTAAGAGAAACCTGAGACTAAAGAGGGTAAAAGGCAATTGGACGGTTTTGCCCAAATGA
- a CDS encoding helix-turn-helix domain-containing protein: MRINRELAEQIRAKAQSILIRDVIVTDASGQIMAGGETPSGFSVEAFRASQEGHSVTADDGLVRVHWSPFVYEDQTVGVFGITASASDQITPEAVSLLQGLAEVIVNQYLLIDRVHSSEVVKATFIRELLQAPTINPEEIYRQADIMQLTLRSAQAVMLFSLKGFEKRLMMDAGHLSQEEQRLQIVRATEMIDERIKASFQNYQDNIVAYADNDTFILLKGIGGENLNTLNTIRFLKEKADYLFNTLSEIHQKSLITVGVGQYYPDLGGLRKSYQDAQLALSVGLKVWGPGRIYHIKEVGMYVTLANVNAERKAELAHQILNPLVKNQQLFSTVQMFLNNNLNLTEAAAKLHVHRNTLIYRLDKTKKLINLDPRHFDDALQIKLGLMFYQGSPAEV; encoded by the coding sequence ATGCGCATTAACCGGGAATTAGCTGAGCAAATCAGAGCCAAGGCCCAAAGTATTTTGATTCGTGACGTCATTGTAACTGACGCCAGCGGGCAGATTATGGCTGGCGGTGAAACACCCAGCGGCTTTTCGGTCGAGGCCTTCCGGGCTAGCCAAGAGGGCCACAGCGTGACGGCCGATGATGGTTTGGTAAGAGTTCATTGGAGCCCATTTGTTTATGAGGATCAAACGGTTGGCGTTTTCGGAATCACTGCTAGTGCCAGTGATCAGATTACACCGGAGGCCGTGAGTTTGTTGCAAGGCTTGGCCGAGGTCATCGTTAATCAATATCTCTTAATTGATCGGGTTCATTCTAGTGAGGTGGTTAAAGCTACTTTTATTCGCGAATTACTGCAAGCCCCAACCATTAATCCTGAAGAAATCTACCGCCAGGCCGACATTATGCAGCTGACCCTGCGCAGTGCCCAAGCTGTCATGCTGTTTTCGCTCAAAGGTTTCGAAAAGCGTTTGATGATGGATGCCGGACATTTGTCTCAGGAGGAGCAGCGCCTCCAAATTGTGCGAGCTACCGAGATGATCGATGAGCGCATCAAGGCCAGTTTCCAGAATTATCAGGACAACATTGTGGCCTATGCCGATAACGACACCTTTATTTTGTTAAAAGGGATTGGCGGCGAAAACCTCAATACCCTCAATACCATTCGTTTCTTGAAGGAAAAGGCTGACTACTTATTTAATACGTTGTCGGAAATACATCAAAAGTCTTTGATCACTGTGGGCGTGGGCCAATATTATCCCGATCTTGGGGGCCTACGCAAAAGTTATCAGGATGCCCAGTTAGCCCTTAGCGTCGGTCTAAAAGTCTGGGGACCGGGCCGGATTTATCACATTAAAGAGGTTGGTATGTATGTGACGCTCGCCAATGTTAATGCAGAACGTAAGGCTGAACTGGCTCATCAAATCCTCAATCCCCTGGTTAAAAACCAGCAACTGTTTTCGACTGTTCAGATGTTCTTAAACAACAATCTAAACCTGACGGAGGCGGCGGCTAAGCTCCATGTTCACCGCAATACGCTGATCTATCGGCTGGATAAAACCAAGAAGCTGATCAATCTCGATCCCCGCCACTTTGATGATGCCTTGCAGATCAAACTGGGGCTGATGTTCTACCAAGGCAGCCCGGCCGAGGTTTAA